Proteins found in one Macrobrachium nipponense isolate FS-2020 chromosome 4, ASM1510439v2, whole genome shotgun sequence genomic segment:
- the LOC135211348 gene encoding collagen, type I, alpha 1b-like: MLKGPGSATGPGRVGRARHGVPGQAGRRLPRVRAGRGAVPAAGPRRVGMASRNASRDGRAGPAAGPGQAGGVQHGLGTGGPGSAMGTGMDGWCLPLVTGLAGQARLGSPDGQRCPRHVPGQAGRTRHGSRDGRACPPRVPGPAGQACLWSWDGQGSVRHMSWDRWAGARHVSWDWQAGRAVFTTRPGMGVRYLPRIPGQEGSVRHASRDGRVVPTTDPGTAGQRLPRFPGGLAGVHYASQDGRDGPAAGLWTAGQGSATRSGTGRQASAAVTGMGGRCPPRVPGWAGRAHRRSMDGRAVSTTCPGTGWLVPAKCLGTGGLCPSRVLGWPGGAHHMSRDA; this comes from the coding sequence aTGCTCAAAGGGCCCGGATCAGCCACTGGTccgggacgggtgggccgggcccgccacggggtcccaggacaggcgggcaggcgtctgcctCGGGTCCGGGCCGGGCGGGGGGCCGTGCCTGCCGCGGGTCCCAGACGGGTGGGCATGGCGTCCCGCaacgcgtcccgggacgggcgcgcCGGGCCTGCCGCGGGTCCCGGACAGGCGGGCGGTGTCCAACATGGGCTTGGGACGGGAGGGCCCGGGTCCGCCATGGGTACCGGGATGGACGGATGGTGCCTGCCACTTGTCACGGGACTGGCGGGCCAGGCCCGCCTCGGGTCCCCGGACGGGCAGCGGTGTCCGCGAcatgtcccaggacaggcgggccgTACCCGCCACGGGTCACGGGATGGGCGAGCGTGTCCTCCACGTGTCCCGGGACCGGCGGGTCAGGCCTGCCTctggtcctgggatgggcagggcAGTGTCCGCCACATGTCATGGGACAGGTGGGCCGGTGCCCGCCACGTTTCTTGGGACTGGCAGGCTGGGCGGGCAGTGTTTACCacgcgtcccgggatgggtgtACGGTATCTGCCACGTATCCCCGGACAGGAGGGCAGTGTCCGCCACGCATCCCGGGATGGGCGAGTCGTGCCCACCACGGATCCTGGGACGGCGGGGCAGCGTCTGCCACGGTTCCCGGGAGGGCTTGCAGGGGTCCACTACgcatcccaggacgggcgggacgggcccgccgcgggtctaTGGACTGCCGGACAGGGGTCCGCCACACGGTCTGGCACGGGCAGGCAGGCGTCTGCTGCGGTTACCGGAATGGGTGGGCGGTGtccaccacgtgtcccaggatgggctgGCCGGGCCCACCGTAGGTCCATGGACGGGCGGGCGGTGTccaccacgtgtcctgggacgggctggCTGGTGCCCGCCAAGTGTCTTGGGACAGGCGGGCTATGCCCGTCGCGGGTCCTGGGATGGCCGGGCGGTGCCCACCACATGTCTCGTGATGCTTAG